The following are from one region of the Salmo trutta unplaced genomic scaffold, fSalTru1.1, whole genome shotgun sequence genome:
- the LOC115189462 gene encoding zinc finger and BTB domain-containing protein 5, whose translation MDFPGHFDQVFQQLNYQRVHSQLCDCVIVVGSRHFKAHRSVLAACSTHFRALFTVAQGDASMNMIQLDSEVVTAEAFAALVDMMYTSTLMLGESNVMDVLLAASHLHLNAVVKACKHYLTTRTMPMSPPADHRATQHRQHQHTHAEQQRHRQQQAAAELAANAKLAANANQEANANLAANAATSRLQRSFLLQQLGLSLVSSALGGVEEDGARGGSDGVSISGVVEHKASFPIRRFHKRKPSLSFSLSEDRSRQRPRPSGPHGDEEVGLLSPDSHKTGEEARLDATITGLAGGVSQDDSQMPSQSDGGRCEGEEQEMAEEEGVGKESLDGGSHHGDGVEVKITEEEEEVREQQGQVVVKCEPLSSPEPADDITIQGSDQLGPGGGRGEEEKVELSPQSSDRSLSSSDQQLLQPSSQLLLKGGLGRESGGGFGCSNHLDGKSGFRISSFLGAKVFGGSGVDAGDDDLNTTTGEAMAAAHRFLLSPEHSETNSSSSMLRTGSANHLLGSDGLGGFSTDADSLFLRPLHDGLGNPRGGGGGGGFPDPFSLDFQRSSLGLHSLARASRGGSLGFPGYRRIAPKNDNRGGGGETGVVLQDALSSSSLGEGGPLLLNGSGGYESGPPTSSSAPHPHPQLTRASADVLSKCKKALSEHNVLVVEGARKYACRICCKTFLTLTDCKKHIRVHTGEKPYACLKCGKRFSQSSHLYKHSKTTCLRWQNSNMANTLM comes from the exons ATGGACTTCCCGGGCCACTTCGACCAG GTCTTCCAGCAGCTGAACTACCAGCGGGTTCACAGCCAGCTGTGTGACTGTGTCATTGTGGTGGGCAGCCGCCATTTTAAAGCCCACCGCTCGGTGCTGGCGGCTTGCAGCACTCACTTCAGAGCCCTGTTTACGGTCGCCCAGGGAGACGCCAGCATGAACATGATACAACTGGACAGCGag GTGGTGACAGCGGAGGCGTTTGCTGCCCTGGTGGACATGATGTACACCTCCACCCTGATGCTAGGAGAGAGCAACGTGATGGACGTGCTGCTAGCTGCCTCTCACCTCCACCTGAACGCCGTAGTCAAGGCCTGTAAGCACTACCTGACCACCCGCACCATGCCCATGTCCCCGCCGGCAGACCACCGGGCCACACAACACCGCCAGCACCAACACACCCACGCAGAACAGCAGAggcacaggcagcagcaggcagCCGCCGAGTTAGCCGCTAACGCTAAACTAGCGGCTAACGCTAACCAAGAGGCTAACGCTAACCTAGCGGCTAACGCTGCTACTTCCAGGCTCCAGCGGTCGTTCCTGCTGCAGCAGCTGGGTCTAAGCCTGGTGAGCTCTGCCCTGGGCGGGGTGGAGGAGGATGGGGCCAGGGGTGGTAGCGATGGCGTTAGCATTAGTGGCGTAGTGGAGCATAAAGCTTCCTTCCCCATCCGACGTTTCCACAAGAGAAAACCCTCCCTGAGCTTTAGCCTATCAGAGGACAGGTCCAGGCAGAGGCCCCGCCCCTCCGGACCCCACGGGGATGAGGAAGTGGGACTACTCTCCCCCGACTCCCACAAGACGGGGGAGGAGGCCAGACTGGACGCGACGATCACCGGCCTAGCAGGGGGCGTGTCCCAGGATGACTCCCAGATGCCCAGCCAATCGGACGGCGGACGCTGCGAAGGGGAGGAGCAAGAGATGGCGGAGGAGGAGGGTGTGGGGAAGGAGTCCCTGGATGGAGGGAGTCACCATGGCGATGGGGTGGAGGTGAAGATaacggaggaagaggaggaagtacGGGAGCAACAGGGACAG gtggtGGTGAAGTGTGAGCCTCTGAGCTCCCCAGAGCCAGCTGATGACATCACCATCCAGGGTAGCGACCAGCTGGGacctggaggaggaagaggagaggaggagaaggtagAGCTGAGCCCACAGAGCAGCGACCGTAGTCTTTCCTCCTCTGACCAACAGTTGCTCCAGCCCAGCTCCCAGCTCCTGCTGAAAGGAGGTCTTGGTAGGGAGAGTGGCGGTGGTTTTGGCTGTAGTAACCATCTTGATGGGAAGTCTGGTTTTAGGATTTCTAGCTTCCTCGGCGCCAAGGTGTTTGGGGGGTCGGGGGTCGATGCCGGGGACGACGATCTCAACACGACAACCGGCGAGGCGATGGCAGCGGCACATCGCTTCCTGCTGAGCCCGGAACACTCTGAGACCAATAGCTCTTCTTCGATGCTCCGTACCGGGTCAGCCAACCACCTGCTGGGTAGCGACGGTCTCGGGGGATTCTCTACAGACGCTGATTCGCTCTTCCTGCGTCCCCTGCATGACGGGCTGGGAAAccccagaggaggaggaggaggaggagggtttcCAGACCCGTTCTCTCTGGACTTCCAGCGCTCCAGCCTGGGCCTGCACTCCCTGGCCCGCGCCTCTAGAGGGGGCTCCCTGGGCTTTCCTGGATATCGCCGCATCGCACCTAAAAACGACaaccgaggaggaggaggagaaacggGGGTCGTTCTCCAAGACGCCCTGTCTTCCTCCAGTCTTGGGGAAGGGGGACCCCTGCTTCTGAACGGATCGGGAGGGTACGAGTCAGGcccacccacctcctcctccgccccccacccacacccacagctGACCCGTGCCTCAGCAGACGTTCTCTCCAAGTGTAAGAAAGCTCTGTCTGAACACAACGTCCTGGTGGTAGAAGGAGCCAGGAAATACGCTTGTAGAATCTGCTGTAAGACTTtcctcactctgactgactgtaAGAAACACATCAGAGTTCACACCGGGGAGAAACCTTACGCCTGTCTCAAGTGCGGTAAACGTTTCAGCCAGTCGTCCCACCTGTACAAACACTCCAAGACTACCTGTCTGCGCTGGCAGAACAGCAACATGGCCAACACACTGATGTAG